In Xylanibacter ruminicola 23, a single genomic region encodes these proteins:
- the scpA gene encoding methylmalonyl-CoA mutase: MRKQFKDIDIYAGIKAQDGAKWIKDNGIEANWKTPEHIEVRPVYTKEDLEGMEHLDFTAGIPPYLRGPYSMMYPFKPWTIRQYAGFSTAEESNAFYRRNLASGQKGLSVAFDLPTHRGYDPDNARVVGDVGKAGVSICNEENMKVLFSGIPLNKMSVSMTMNGAVLPILAFYIVAGLEQGAQLEEMAGTIQNDILKEFMVRNTYIYPPAFSMKIIADIFEYTSQKMPKFNSISISGYHMQEAGATADIELAYTLADGMDYLRTGVNAGIDVDAFAPRLSFFWAIGMNHFMEIAKMRAGRLLWAKIVKSFGAKNPKSLALRTHSQTSGWSLTEQDPFNNVGRTCIEAMAAVLGHTQSLHTNALDEAIALPTDFSARIARNTQIYIQNETKVCKQIDPWAGSYYVETLTNELVHKAWEHIQEIEKLGGMAKAIETGLPKMRIEEAAARTQARIDSGVQTIVGTNKYRLEHEDPIDILEVDNTAVRKQQEESLKQVRSTRDEAACQAALKAITECVRDFKEGRKSENNLLDLAVKAAQLRCTLGEISDACEEIVGRYKAVIRTISGVYSSESKNDKEFEEAKKLTDEFAQKEGRRPRIFVAKMGQDGHDRGAKVVATGYADCGFDVDMGPLFQTPEEAARMAVENDVHIVGASSLAAGHKTLIPQLIEELKKLGREDIMVTAGGVIPAQDYDFLYKAGVACIFGPGTPIPYSAIQMMKILMDKE, encoded by the coding sequence ATGCGTAAACAGTTTAAAGATATTGATATCTATGCAGGCATCAAGGCTCAGGATGGTGCCAAGTGGATTAAAGATAATGGTATTGAGGCCAACTGGAAAACCCCAGAGCACATCGAGGTTCGTCCGGTTTATACTAAGGAAGACCTTGAGGGGATGGAGCACCTCGACTTTACAGCTGGTATCCCTCCCTATCTGCGTGGTCCGTATTCGATGATGTACCCCTTCAAGCCTTGGACTATCCGTCAGTATGCTGGATTCTCTACAGCCGAAGAGTCGAATGCCTTCTATCGCCGTAATTTGGCTTCTGGTCAGAAGGGACTTTCTGTAGCCTTTGACTTGCCTACACACCGTGGTTACGACCCCGATAACGCTCGTGTAGTGGGCGATGTAGGTAAGGCTGGTGTATCAATCTGTAACGAGGAGAACATGAAGGTGCTCTTCAGCGGTATCCCCTTGAACAAGATGTCTGTCTCGATGACTATGAATGGTGCCGTATTGCCTATCCTGGCATTCTACATCGTAGCAGGTCTGGAGCAGGGTGCTCAATTAGAAGAAATGGCTGGAACCATCCAGAACGATATCCTGAAGGAGTTCATGGTGCGTAACACCTATATCTATCCCCCTGCATTCTCAATGAAGATTATCGCTGATATCTTTGAGTACACGTCGCAGAAGATGCCTAAGTTCAACTCGATTTCTATTTCGGGTTATCACATGCAGGAGGCTGGAGCTACAGCCGATATCGAGCTGGCTTACACGCTGGCCGATGGTATGGACTACCTGCGTACAGGTGTGAATGCCGGTATCGATGTGGATGCTTTTGCACCCCGTCTGTCGTTCTTCTGGGCTATCGGTATGAATCACTTCATGGAGATTGCCAAGATGCGTGCTGGCCGACTGCTGTGGGCTAAGATTGTGAAGAGCTTCGGTGCCAAGAATCCTAAGTCGCTGGCTCTGCGTACTCACTCGCAGACATCTGGTTGGAGTCTTACCGAGCAGGATCCCTTCAATAACGTAGGTCGTACCTGTATCGAGGCTATGGCTGCTGTGCTGGGACATACTCAGTCGCTGCACACCAATGCGCTTGATGAGGCTATCGCTCTGCCTACCGATTTCTCGGCTCGTATCGCTCGTAACACCCAGATTTATATCCAGAACGAGACTAAGGTGTGCAAGCAGATCGACCCATGGGCTGGTAGCTACTATGTTGAGACGCTGACCAACGAGCTGGTTCACAAGGCTTGGGAGCATATCCAGGAGATTGAGAAGCTGGGTGGTATGGCTAAGGCTATCGAGACTGGTCTGCCTAAGATGCGTATCGAGGAGGCTGCAGCACGCACTCAGGCTCGTATCGATAGTGGCGTGCAAACCATCGTTGGTACCAACAAATACCGTTTGGAGCACGAGGATCCTATCGATATCCTCGAGGTTGATAACACCGCTGTACGCAAGCAGCAGGAAGAGAGCTTGAAGCAGGTTCGCTCTACCCGCGACGAGGCCGCTTGTCAGGCTGCACTCAAGGCTATCACCGAGTGTGTACGCGACTTTAAGGAAGGTCGCAAGAGCGAGAACAACCTGCTCGACCTGGCAGTCAAGGCTGCACAGCTGCGTTGTACACTGGGTGAGATTTCAGATGCCTGCGAAGAGATCGTGGGCCGTTATAAAGCAGTAATCAGAACAATTTCAGGCGTGTATAGTTCAGAATCTAAGAATGATAAGGAATTCGAGGAGGCTAAGAAGCTTACCGACGAGTTTGCTCAGAAGGAAGGTCGCCGTCCACGTATCTTCGTTGCCAAGATGGGTCAGGACGGTCACGACCGTGGTGCTAAGGTAGTGGCAACAGGTTATGCCGACTGTGGCTTCGACGTGGATATGGGGCCGCTGTTCCAGACTCCCGAGGAGGCTGCCCGTATGGCCGTCGAGAACGATGTACACATTGTAGGTGCCTCGTCGCTTGCCGCTGGTCATAAAACGCTGATTCCTCAGCTTATCGAGGAGCTGAAGAAACTGGGCCGCGAGGATATCATGGTAACTGCCGGAGGTGTTATTCCTGCTCAGGATTACGACTTCCTTTACAAGGCAGGTGTGGCCTGTATCTTCGGTCCTGGTACCCCGATTCCGTATTCGGCCATCCAGATGATGAAGATTCTGATGGACAAAGAGTAA
- a CDS encoding putative transporter, whose product MESFQWLSDLFTTTDSVAHITLLYAIVIAIGVYLGKIKFFGVSLGVTFVLFAGILAGHIGFTAPTPILTFVQDFGLILFVFMIGLQVGPGFFESFGTQGIKLNAMAATAILLNILVMFGCYYIFFDTNNTNNLPMMVGTLYGAVTNTPGLGAANEALSTVFGGNAPQIASAYACAYPLGVLGIIGAIILVRYICKVKLDKEEKDLEALDETNANKKPYKMHLEVTNKYLEGKTLLQVHDFLNRDFVVSRLVHEGELFIPNRDTIFHLGDQMLIVCAEADQEAITAFIGPKLDIDFEQQDQPMVSKRIVITNPKVNGKTLASLHFSSVHGVNVTRVTRHGMDIFASPTLPLQVGDRIMVVGPEDAVDNVAGKMGNSIRRLDAPNIATIFVGIFIGLIFGMFPVAIPGMPVPVKLGLAGGPLIIAILIGRYGYKIHLVTYTTTSANMMLREIGLVLFLASVGIKAGAGFFETVVQGDGLLYVLTGFLITIIPILIVGPLARWKFGFNYFTLAGMIAGTYTDPPALAYANSICSKEAPALGYSTVYPLAMFLRIFTAQIVVLFFCG is encoded by the coding sequence ATGGAATCATTTCAGTGGTTAAGTGACCTTTTTACGACGACAGACTCGGTAGCGCACATTACGCTACTCTACGCTATTGTGATAGCGATTGGTGTTTATTTAGGAAAAATTAAGTTTTTTGGTGTTTCACTGGGCGTAACCTTTGTGCTTTTTGCAGGTATTCTGGCCGGACACATCGGCTTTACTGCTCCAACTCCCATTCTTACATTCGTACAGGACTTCGGACTGATACTCTTTGTATTCATGATCGGTCTGCAGGTAGGTCCTGGATTCTTCGAAAGCTTTGGTACACAGGGCATTAAGCTTAACGCAATGGCTGCCACAGCTATCCTGCTTAACATCCTGGTAATGTTCGGATGCTACTACATTTTCTTCGACACTAACAATACCAACAACCTGCCTATGATGGTTGGTACACTGTATGGTGCCGTAACTAACACTCCAGGACTTGGTGCTGCCAACGAGGCTCTCTCGACTGTATTCGGCGGCAACGCTCCACAGATTGCATCGGCCTATGCCTGTGCTTACCCACTTGGTGTGCTGGGTATTATCGGTGCCATTATATTAGTAAGGTACATCTGCAAGGTTAAGCTGGATAAAGAAGAGAAGGACCTTGAGGCTTTGGACGAGACCAACGCTAACAAGAAGCCTTACAAGATGCACCTTGAGGTAACAAACAAATACTTGGAGGGTAAGACTCTGCTGCAGGTTCACGACTTCCTGAACCGCGACTTCGTAGTATCACGCCTGGTACACGAGGGCGAGCTGTTTATCCCTAACCGCGATACCATCTTCCACCTGGGCGACCAGATGCTGATAGTATGTGCCGAGGCCGACCAGGAGGCTATCACTGCCTTTATCGGTCCTAAGCTCGACATCGACTTTGAGCAGCAGGATCAGCCTATGGTTTCAAAGCGTATTGTTATTACCAATCCTAAGGTTAACGGTAAAACACTGGCATCGCTGCACTTCTCGAGTGTACATGGTGTTAACGTAACCCGCGTAACCCGTCATGGTATGGACATCTTCGCATCTCCCACCCTGCCCCTGCAGGTAGGCGACCGCATCATGGTTGTTGGTCCTGAGGACGCTGTTGACAACGTGGCTGGTAAGATGGGTAACTCAATCCGCCGTTTGGACGCACCAAACATCGCCACTATCTTCGTGGGTATCTTTATCGGACTTATCTTCGGTATGTTCCCAGTAGCTATTCCTGGCATGCCTGTACCTGTTAAGTTAGGTTTGGCTGGTGGTCCACTTATCATCGCTATTCTGATTGGCCGTTATGGCTATAAGATACATCTGGTAACCTATACCACCACATCGGCTAACATGATGCTGCGTGAGATTGGTTTGGTGCTCTTCCTGGCATCGGTAGGTATCAAGGCTGGAGCCGGGTTCTTTGAGACTGTGGTTCAGGGCGACGGACTGCTCTATGTGCTCACAGGTTTCCTCATCACCATTATCCCCATCCTGATTGTAGGCCCACTGGCTCGCTGGAAGTTTGGCTTCAACTACTTCACGTTGGCTGGTATGATTGCCGGTACCTATACCGATCCCCCCGCACTGGCTTATGCCAACAGCATCTGCTCGAAGGAAGCTCCTGCTCTGGGCTACTCAACGGTTTATCCGCTGGCTATGTTCCTCCGCATCTTCACAGCGCAGATTGTGGTATTGTTCTTCTGCGGCTAA
- a CDS encoding biotin/lipoyl-containing protein: MNKYQYKVQGVDYDVEIEEVEGNVAKVVVNGVRFDVELKQPINPTSTLKKVRVEAPKTVARPSVAPAAAPAAEKPAAAGSGQAIKAPLPGTIIDVKVNVGDTVKQGDVVLVLEAMKMQNNIESEYSGTVTSITVKAGESVMEGSVLLTIG; this comes from the coding sequence ATGAATAAGTATCAGTATAAAGTACAAGGCGTTGATTACGACGTAGAGATAGAAGAAGTGGAGGGCAACGTAGCCAAAGTAGTAGTAAATGGCGTACGTTTCGACGTTGAGCTGAAGCAGCCCATCAACCCCACAAGTACACTCAAGAAGGTTCGCGTAGAAGCACCTAAGACAGTGGCTCGTCCTTCGGTAGCCCCTGCAGCTGCACCCGCAGCCGAAAAGCCTGCAGCCGCTGGCTCAGGTCAGGCCATTAAGGCACCACTGCCAGGCACCATCATCGATGTGAAGGTGAACGTAGGCGACACCGTTAAGCAGGGCGACGTAGTGCTGGTGCTCGAAGCTATGAAGATGCAGAACAACATCGAGAGCGAGTACTCTGGCACCGTAACCTCGATCACCGTGAAAGCCGGTGAGAGCGTGATGGAAGGTTCTGTACTCCTGACCATTGGATAA
- a CDS encoding OadG family protein: MKKTKILLSGLLLASATAMMAQGAKNIRINEVLTNNTASIQDDYGQNHAWIELENTSFTTYNVRGMYFTTDRSVLDPKMSVPERIKRMSVIPSGDPRTQIGGHQHLIFYCNSNPAQSKLHLSLNVPLSEPLWLGFYNGNATELIDSVTIPALAADQSYARQNAKSWAVKSAENVTPGIENFIKTDETKDAYLKREDPHGFGITLLAMGIVFFCLAVLFVFFWVFGIIMRNIEMAKKVANTQPIKPITKTVEVTHDLAHATGNILQDGLKTKGIDKEVYIAVISMALKQYQDDVHDVESGIITIKARETGWSDEGSQMTHFSKPVIPTSHHAPKIPTTPEIR; this comes from the coding sequence ATGAAGAAAACCAAAATCCTGCTCAGCGGCCTATTGTTGGCCAGCGCCACGGCGATGATGGCTCAAGGAGCCAAAAACATTCGCATTAACGAGGTGCTGACCAACAATACCGCCAGCATTCAGGATGATTACGGACAAAACCACGCATGGATAGAGTTGGAGAACACCTCGTTCACTACCTATAACGTGCGTGGTATGTATTTTACTACTGATCGTTCCGTACTCGATCCAAAGATGAGTGTGCCTGAACGCATCAAGCGCATGAGTGTTATCCCCAGTGGCGATCCTCGTACGCAGATAGGCGGGCATCAGCACCTAATCTTCTACTGCAACTCTAACCCTGCACAGAGTAAGTTGCACCTCTCGCTCAACGTTCCCTTGTCGGAGCCCCTTTGGTTGGGATTCTACAACGGAAATGCCACCGAACTTATCGACTCAGTAACCATCCCCGCTTTGGCTGCCGATCAGAGCTATGCTCGACAGAACGCCAAATCGTGGGCTGTAAAATCGGCTGAGAACGTAACACCTGGCATTGAGAACTTTATCAAGACCGATGAGACCAAGGACGCTTATCTGAAGCGCGAAGACCCACACGGATTCGGCATTACACTGCTGGCCATGGGTATCGTGTTCTTCTGTCTGGCAGTACTCTTCGTATTCTTCTGGGTATTCGGAATCATTATGCGTAATATCGAGATGGCCAAGAAGGTGGCAAACACCCAGCCCATCAAACCTATTACCAAAACTGTTGAGGTTACCCACGACCTGGCACATGCCACAGGTAATATTCTGCAGGACGGTTTAAAGACCAAGGGTATAGACAAGGAGGTTTACATAGCCGTTATATCTATGGCCCTGAAGCAGTATCAGGATGATGTTCACGATGTTGAGAGTGGTATCATTACCATCAAGGCACGTGAAACAGGATGGAGCGACGAAGGCAGTCAGATGACGCACTTCTCGAAGCCTGTCATCCCAACATCACATCATGCACCCAAAATTCCAACAACCCCAGAAATCCGTTGA
- the mutA gene encoding methylmalonyl-CoA mutase small subunit, which translates to MANKEKLFTEFTAPTKQEWLDKIEVDLKGADFQKRLVWRTNEGFNVQPFYRREDLANLKTPDALPGEFPFVRGNKKDSNEWYVRQNIEAADPKAANAKALDILNKGIDSLGFHIPGKLVSMDTIETLLDGIYCECVEVNFSTCQRHSLELAEILKTYWTKKGYDKEKIVGSIEWDPMKKIVMTGKDVTPVLAFGPKLAESLKEYPNFRSIIVHSDALNNAGAYIVQELGYALAWGNEYLQQLTDAGVDVDLAAKSIKFNMGVSENYFMEIAKFRAARLLWAQIVKQYEPKCDCACKMIINATTSTYNQTLFDSYVNLLRSQTEAMSAALGSVHSMVVTPFDAPYEEATDFSERIARNQQLLIKEESHFDRIVDPSAGSYYIEHLTDALATEAWKIFLKVEDEGGFLAAVKAGTVQDDINATNVKRHGDAAKRKEFLLGTNQFPNFTEKSENKRAYKHHCGCGGVHHHGEETVAFKGIESTRLAADFENLRIHTEETKVPTAFMLTIGNLAMRQARAQFSCNFLACAGYKVIDNLGFKTVEEGVDAALGAKADIVVICSSDDEYAEYAIPAFKYLNGRAMFVVAGAPACMEDLKAAGIENFVHVKCNVLETLKEYNQKLGI; encoded by the coding sequence ATGGCAAACAAAGAGAAACTCTTTACCGAGTTCACAGCCCCTACCAAACAGGAATGGCTCGACAAGATCGAGGTAGACCTGAAAGGTGCTGATTTTCAGAAGCGCTTGGTATGGAGAACAAACGAAGGTTTTAACGTACAACCCTTCTATCGCCGTGAGGATCTGGCTAACCTGAAAACACCCGATGCCCTGCCTGGCGAGTTTCCATTTGTACGTGGCAATAAAAAGGATTCGAACGAGTGGTATGTCCGCCAGAATATCGAGGCTGCCGACCCTAAGGCTGCTAACGCCAAGGCACTCGACATCCTGAACAAGGGTATCGACTCATTAGGTTTCCATATTCCTGGAAAGCTGGTTTCGATGGATACTATCGAGACATTGCTCGATGGCATTTACTGCGAGTGCGTAGAGGTTAACTTCTCTACCTGTCAGCGTCATTCGCTCGAACTGGCCGAAATCCTGAAGACTTATTGGACCAAGAAGGGTTACGACAAGGAAAAGATAGTAGGCTCGATTGAGTGGGACCCCATGAAGAAGATTGTGATGACGGGTAAGGATGTAACACCTGTGCTCGCCTTTGGTCCTAAACTGGCCGAGTCGCTCAAGGAGTATCCTAATTTCCGCAGCATCATCGTTCATAGCGATGCACTTAACAATGCAGGTGCCTACATCGTTCAGGAGCTGGGCTATGCTCTGGCTTGGGGTAACGAGTATCTGCAGCAGTTGACCGATGCTGGTGTGGATGTGGATCTGGCTGCTAAGAGCATCAAGTTTAATATGGGTGTTAGCGAGAACTATTTCATGGAGATTGCCAAGTTCCGTGCCGCCCGCCTGTTGTGGGCTCAGATTGTAAAGCAGTACGAGCCTAAGTGTGATTGCGCTTGCAAGATGATTATCAACGCCACCACCTCTACTTATAACCAGACACTGTTCGACAGCTATGTAAACCTGCTGCGTTCGCAGACCGAGGCCATGAGTGCCGCTCTGGGTAGTGTCCATTCGATGGTGGTAACACCGTTCGATGCACCTTACGAGGAGGCAACTGATTTCTCTGAGCGTATCGCCCGCAACCAGCAGCTGCTGATTAAGGAGGAGAGCCATTTCGACCGTATCGTCGACCCATCAGCAGGTTCTTATTATATCGAGCACCTCACTGATGCACTGGCTACCGAGGCTTGGAAGATATTCCTGAAGGTAGAAGACGAGGGTGGATTCCTGGCTGCTGTCAAGGCTGGAACCGTTCAGGACGATATCAACGCTACCAACGTGAAGCGTCATGGCGATGCTGCCAAGCGCAAGGAGTTCCTGCTGGGCACTAACCAGTTCCCAAACTTCACCGAGAAGAGCGAGAACAAGCGTGCTTACAAGCACCATTGCGGTTGTGGTGGCGTGCACCATCATGGCGAGGAGACTGTAGCCTTTAAGGGTATCGAAAGCACCCGCTTGGCTGCCGACTTCGAGAATCTGCGCATACATACCGAGGAAACTAAGGTGCCTACTGCCTTTATGCTTACCATCGGTAATCTGGCCATGCGTCAGGCTCGTGCACAGTTCTCGTGCAACTTCCTGGCTTGTGCAGGCTATAAGGTGATTGATAACCTTGGATTCAAGACCGTTGAAGAGGGTGTTGATGCCGCTTTAGGGGCTAAGGCCGATATCGTGGTTATCTGCTCGAGCGACGACGAGTATGCCGAGTACGCTATCCCTGCCTTCAAGTATCTTAATGGTCGCGCCATGTTTGTGGTAGCTGGTGCGCCTGCTTGCATGGAAGACCTGAAGGCTGCTGGCATCGAGAACTTTGTACATGTAAAGTGCAACGTGCTCGAGACTTTGAAAGAATATAATCAGAAACTTGGTATTTAA